TAATAAAATGACTGCTCCAATAGGTGAAAATGCAGGATCAAGAAATATTATATCCAAACATAACTCCCATATAAAAAAGATTAAACAAATTAAGCAGTTAAAGTAAAGGTCTCACTGCAAGCGTTCTGCAGCGCCATATAAGCCCATTGTTTCTGTACTTGTTTCATCAATCGCCAAAATAATATCTCCAGACATAATGCCAGCTCTATTTGCAGGGCTTCCTGGAGAAGATGATATTACAACTAGTCCTGTAGACCCGTCAAATTTAGTTGGGTAGCCAATGGACAGCCCTACACCTGTAAGAGAACCTTGAGTGCCAGACTGCCTTCAAAGAAGATAATGAAATATTTAGGGAGAACCTTTAAAACCATGTAAAAGCCTTCAAAGCTATACCTATTATGTGTATCTAATTCTCTTTAAGATGAGAAGAAACAGCTTTATGCCCGCAAACTCTTGAATCTGTCAGGCTCTAGGAAGCGAGTGAAAGGATCACCCAGTGTACCGAGCATCTTCCTTATTGCTGCATCtgaatgaaaatttaaacatAACCGCAAGTTAGACAGCACTCTACATTATGGGGGAAAAGTAGGAGACCAATGAACTGCATCAGGAAGCTCATACATTGTAGACAGAACAGTCTTATCTGTTAAAGAATGAGACAATGGTGATCGCACTCATAAttaaaattatccttatctcaaTCAATTCACCTGACTATTAAACCATAAAAGAGATCACAAATCCATTTGCCTCATGTCAAACCCACTCAACACATGCTTAAGCACAAACTTATTCACAGGTATCACTCACGGCCCTCTATAATTATGATTCATATAGAGCACTCTCAGTTTCCTAGCAGATCCATAAACCAAATCTGTTGTCAAGGCATGTATGAAAGCTCAGCCTATGCACTTCAACTCATAGCCCCTTTGGGACTAATATAAAGATAAATACTTCAGGAACTGTACTCAAATCAGAATTTCAAGCTAACAGAAAGAATGAAGAGTTGGTTTATGCATATAGAGGCAGGTTTGCAGGCTCTAGTTGGTTCCGGTCATAATTTGGCCAAGTCAAAGTCAAAGTTTCTGCCAATCAATATAAGATGCAAGCTGTGTAACAATACCAAAGTTAATGCCACTATGCCAGGAAGAAAGATAAGAGAACATCAAAGCAGAAGAGACGATACATACATGTTTCCTCTCTTGTGTTCATTGGTTCATTTCGTAGTGCATTTTCTCGATACCTAAACCAACTTTGACCATTGAAAGTTTTGTCAACATATGCCCGGTCAATTGTTCGCCATGCCTCCAAGAAAAGCATATTCTCTTCTGTAAGGGCCCCTACATGTCAATTATGTAAAAGTAATCCAACTTACTTAGAAAGGCAGGGCTAAAATCCTCATATAAGATTTTTGTAAATGGCaacaaatcaaaaaaatttccagCTAGCATGTATACTTACAAGATGGAGTCTTGCTAATAGATATAGAAATTGTTGTGACAAGCATCCCAATGACCAACCGCACAAAAAGAACAGAAGCATAATGTTTAAACTTCTTGTGCCATTTTCCTATTTTGTGTAGGCAGACAATAGATCGATTCGACTTCAAAGGATGGCCATAACCTAAACAGATTGGACCACATTGAGACAATAAGCTTTTATGGAACTTCCGTAACGCCTCAGAATTTTCAGTTGTGTCATGATTACTTGGGCTGCAATAAACACTACTTCGTAAACATTGTAATGGACTCCAATGATGAGCTTTTACAAGCTTGGAGGTCCGAGATATCCATGGAAGGACCTGCAAAAAGCACATGCAAATGCATAACCAAATAGGATTACCGGTAACATATGCAAACATTCAGTCTGGTACCTTTAAGTAGATGATAGCATACCTTTCCCAATTGTGAAGGTAGCCTAAGCATGTGATTTTCTAGGTTCCACAACTCATAACTACTATCAAAATATGCAGTCCACTATTCATTTGGATCATCCAGGGATGAGTCAATAATTGAGACTAGACATATttcaaaagggagaaaaaagagaagggaaaaagtcCAATTCAAAGCAGCTAGAAATCCCTTACGATTAGCAAACAACCTATACAATCAACTGGTAGCTATGTGGATACGGCATACAGGACAGTGTCAGCTATGATTCAACCCACCCAAATCTTTCCCTTCTTCAATGGCAACCAGCCTATCATTTCAATCCTATAGATTAGGCAACATTAACTGCCCTAGTAGAAGGTGCCATTGGATTCTCTGGTAAAGCCTTTGATTGTTGTACCTTAGCCCTGGGAGTGAAACCCACCTTCATACCCCCTCTAAGTAAACTATCAACAAACATTAACTATCCATGTCATTAAATTTCTCAGGCATGTCTATTTTAGATTAAGATTCTAAAACTAGATGGTGGCAATAGTTCTGTTGTTTTCCATATAACATTGGGGAGGAAAGGCCTACACTATGCCAGAAGGCAACTCCTGGATGGTGAACTTGCCGATGACAAAGGAGCTTAGTCCCGTAACATTATTTTACACAACACAACAAAGATGCTAATGAATACATCAAGAATGCTGACAAGCATGATAAAGGAAATTACTAGACAATGACATGGAGGCCAAGAGAAGATGGTTAGTGCTGGCATCCTGAAGCCAGGAAACATCAGCCATCATCAGATTTCACATAACACAATGTCTATTTTTGTTGATCCCACCTCAAGATTCACCATTGACAACATCTAGCCATCTATTTGTATCCCTCTTAACTATAAACAGGAAAGGGAAACCATAATAAAAGAAATCCAATTCTCTTTTTTCCAGCCTCTTCAAACAATCAAccaatctatctatctatctatttaCTTTTAGGAATTTTCCAGTCCAGATTGTGGGgttatttttgttgttgatcTGAACTTTAAGTTACTATCCTAGAATTGTAGAATTTAagttgttattttgtttttagtttacGCTTGTTTTTACGGAGTCCTAGTTAGGATGGGAGATGTTTCTAAGTCTATTATTGGACAATTAAGTAGGTTTAGGCTATTGCTAGCAATGTTAAGATTTGAGTTTTACATATACTTAGTAACCAGCCATTCAGGTATATGGATTTGAGTTATTTTGGGAATGAAgctttgctcttttttttacCATGTAGGTTCATGGTACAATTGGATGGATTTTCAGCACTGTAAAGGTTGATTCCTTAGTGGAAGAGTGGATTCCATTCAAAGGTTAGGTGTATTCCTAATCATatcatttatttctttttatcttcttcctattcttcatTTCTCAGTTCGGTCTTCAATTTCCAGCAACCATATCTGTAGTTTTTTATACAAATTTTCAACTTCAACAATATTACACAAACATGTCAGGTCCAAGTTTTATTTTTCGAATTCAGTTTTgcaaatttgagttttattctTCTCCAGTCTTAAATCTGAACCTGcacttttctcttttaaatTCCATTTTGTTCTTTCATTCTACAGTTCAGCAAGTTCTCTTCTGCTATTTTAGTTCTGTTACATCTTTATTCAATTTATCTAATCAGATTTGAATGAAAATGTCACaatcctagtaggactaggattCCACTAATCCTACTTGTACTAGAAGTCCTTTGATACTCTGAGGGTCTTAAACTAAGATTCTTCCAAGAGACTTATATGTGTGATTGGGATTCCCAATCCTAGTACAACTCTCTCTCGGCATACTCCACTGTATCCTCTCTCTTATGCCACTGGCACTAACACAACATTGTCATATTCCTCCACTGACTGCATCTGGAAATGGAGGTATTCAAATGCCCTTGAGACTA
The sequence above is a segment of the Telopea speciosissima isolate NSW1024214 ecotype Mountain lineage chromosome 7, Tspe_v1, whole genome shotgun sequence genome. Coding sequences within it:
- the LOC122667804 gene encoding carboxyl-terminal-processing peptidase 2, chloroplastic isoform X4: METLACSATTSQSLPVVVFKLSIVNRNPNSTPQVLPWISRTSKLVKAHHWSPLQCLRSSVYCSPSNHDTTENSEALRKFHKSLLSQCGPICLGYGHPLKSNRSIVCLHKIGKWHKKFKHYASVLFVRLVIGMLVTTISISISKTPSWALTEENMLFLEAWRTIDRAYVDKTFNGQSWFRYRENALRNEPMNTREETYAAIRKMLGTLGDPFTRFLEPDRFKSLRSGTQGSLTGVGLSIGYPTKFDGSTGLVVISSSPGSPANRAGIMSGDIILAIDETSTETMGLYGAAERLQGPEGSSVELTIRSGPDIKHLALMREKLSLNPVKSRLCDVPGLGKDTSRIGYIKLSSFNQNASAAVKEAIETLRSNNVNAFVLDLRDNSGGLFPEGIEIAKIWLEKGVIVYICDNRGVRDIYEADGSNAIAASEPLAVLVNKGTASASEILAGALKDNKRAVLFGEPTFGKG